DNA sequence from the Bacillota bacterium genome:
GTAATCCGTGCGCAACTCGGAAAGCGCCTTCTCCACGCTCCGCCTCATGCCGTCATACGTGTAGGCGTAAGACCGGGAGGATATGATCAGCCTGTCTCTAGGGATCACCTTCAGGGCCTCTCTGATGTGAGGGTACGTCCCATATAGCTCGGCAGTGTCGAGGAAGTTGACGCCCAGCCCCCAACCTGCCTCGATGAGCCCAGCGCCTTCTCGCACTCCGATTCCCGCCTGGAGCGGACCCATCGTGAGGGTGCCGAGGCAGAGTCGGGAGACTTCGATCCCAGTGTCCCCAAGACGACGCCTCTCCACGCGGATCACCTCCCGAGCACTCGTTCGTCTGCGGCGTACCCCAATAGGGAGAGGGTGGGCATCATCATTAATGTGGCAGAGGCCACCACCCCGGAATCGTTAGCAAGCATGGCCGCGCCTGCCGAGAACAGGCAGCCCGCGAAGGCAGCATAATGAGGAAATGCGTCACGTTTGAGCCTGAGGAGAAACCCCTTCGGCCTTGCCGTGAGGACTGCGAATGCAAGAAGGAAGGTGACGAGCGCTCGTGTCCACAACGTGTACCTGAGCAGTCTGAGATTCATGTCCAGCTTTCGCAAGGCCATTGTCACGATGCTGGATCTCTCGCCGCCCTGCAAGGCCCGCCAAGCGACGCCTATGTGCGTCGCCCGCTCACTGCCTGCGTTCAACTCTATCATGCACATGCCCAGAAGCCCGCCGAGAACCAGAACGACCAGCACGGCGGAACCCAGCGTGAGCCTGCTGGCTCCGGCCCTCCTCAGACCCAGAAGACCTATTGTGCCCGCCGCGGTGAACGCTGCGATCATGCCCCCGAAGTTCGCCCCGAGAGACGGGTGGCCCAGAATGGCCGCGGCGGCCAGGGCCGCGCCGGCGGAGACCCAGATGGCTGCATCTCCCCGCCACAGTCCCGACGTTCCCACAGCAACCGCCCCGATCAACACACCCATGAACTCGTTACCGATTCCGTAGAACCTGGCTCCAATCACAGGCGAATGACCCAGCAGCGACTGGGCAAGGAGACTCCCACCGGCAAAGATGTCCACCGCAATCGCGAGAGCGGTGATAGCGGCAGCCCAGACCACTGCCCGCGCCGAGCATCTGACCATCCACAGCGTGACGGCACCCGCTGTCAGGCTGCACAGCACCAACGTGGCCAGGGCCCATCCCACCGTGTTCACGCCCACCGCGGGTTGGACCAACAAGATGAGCGGTCCAAGCGAACAAGCCACGAGGAGATAGCGAACACCTGCAGCGAACGGAAGCGGGGCCCGCGGTCCCAGCCAAGCTGATGCCACAGAAACCAGTACCGACACGATGAGAAACCCTATGAAGGTCTTGAGCACAGGAGTCCTCGCCGCGGCACTCGCAGAGATCCGCTCACTCAGCCGGGCTGCACTGCTCAGGGGGTCCTCCGCAGGAGTGCCCACAAGCATCCGTCCGTCAACAGGCCACACAGGTGTGGCTCCGAATGCAGCCACAATCGTGGGTGCTATGTCGGTGGACGCTATGAGCCCGGGCTGCCTCGTGGCCTCGCTCGAGAGCAGGCCCCTGGGAAACCCCCACCCCGCGGCGGCCGCAGGCGCGAGCGCATCCCCGGAGCCCCACACGTCGGCGGGGGCCCGCGGGGAGAGAAGAATGTAACAGGTCTCAGGGGAAGGAGATCCGATACCGCCCAGAAGTTCGTCCAGGAGTGCGTCCAGCCTTCGGTAGCATTCGAGCTTGTGCCGGGCAAGCATATCGGGCGAGAGCACCCGGGCATATCTGGCCAGCCTCGAGATGTCCCCGAAATCCACAACCACTAGCCCGGGTTCCGGTTGCGCCTTGGCCAGACGGGCCAAGGTCCCGACGTCAGATGCCAGGCCGAATGGGGCGCTTGGCTCGAGGGAGAGGACCCCCCGGCTGACCTCCCCGTGCGGGACGATCCCTCGTCGGTCCATGGCCACAAGTACACCTGGCCGCGAGAACGAATGGGAGTCGTCGGAATTCCCCACTACCGATACCAGGACTCCCGCGCGGCCCAGGGACTCCCCCAGGAATCCAGGGCTGCCCCGGTAAGGAGAGCCGGCATTCGCAAGAACGAGCTCGGCGAGGCCAGTGCAGACCACGGAGCCTGCGGGCGCAGTCACTCCGGTTCGGCGCAAGAAGACGTCATGAGCAACCTCGCCGCCAACCACGTCCTCCGCCCCGAAAGACAGGCTTGCACTTTCCGGGGCGACCATCCGCACTCCTGCCCCGATGGTGGCGCACGCGGCCTCGATGCTCCTGCCTGCCGCCACCCTGGTACTCGCCACTGCGCACGAGGAAACAGCCAGGATCCCGCGGAGAGCCGGACCGGCAAACTCCAGGATGTCCGGATAACTCAACCCGTCGGCCAGGATCAGGATGCATCTCTGGCCGACGGGTTGGCGATTCTCGGCCGACGCCCGGGGTCCCGGCCCTGCAAGCAACACAGTCACCATGGTGAGCGCAGCCAGGGCACGGGGAAACAGACTGGGCACCATCAGGATTCTCCCAAGTAGAAACGGACAAGCTCCTCGATAACCTCGTCTCGCTCGACCTTTCTTATGAGGTTGCGGGCATTCTTGTGGCTCGTGATGTAGGTCGGGTCGCCGGACAGGAGATACCCCACAAGCTGGTTGGTAGGGTTGTACCCCTTCTCGGCCAGGGCCGCCCGGACTTCGGAAAGGACTCTGCGAACGAGGCTTACCTCCTCGTCTTCACCGACAGGCTTGAACTTGATTGTCTCGTCCCACGGGCTACCCATCGTTACCACTCCTTGGCCGGTTCTAGTCTTATCCGCCCAAAGATGTCTGATGCGCGCGGACGGTCTCAACCCCCCGGGCGAGAGCCTGGTCGAGACGGGCGAGATCTCGGCCCCCTGCCATGGCGAGGTCGGCTCGACCCCCTCCTCCGCCGCCAGCTTCCCGGGCAACATCCCGGACAATAGATCCGGCATTGTAGCCTTTCTTGACCAAGTCGGGTGTAACGGCGGCGACAAAACTCACCTTGTCACCGGCGGGCCCACCGAGGAGTACAATCCCGGACCCAAGCCGCTCCCTCACACGGTCCGCCAGGTCACGTAGGGCATCGGGCTGGGCGTCCTCAACTCTCGCCGCGACGACCCGGACATCCCCGCAAGCCAGTGCTTTCTCGACCATGGTATCCACAACATCCCCGGCAAGTTTCTGGCGGAGCCTGGCAATCTCGCGCTCGGCGTCGTGCAGATCCCGCACGAGCTTGCCTACCCGGTCGGCAAGGCCGTCCTGCGGAGCCTTCAGGACCGCAGAGAGTTCCGCCGAAACAGCCTCCAACCTGCTGAGGTATTCCAGGGCGCCCATACCAGTCACGGCCTCTATGCGCCGGACACCGGAGGCTATTCCTCCTTCAGACACTATCTTGACGAGCCCAATGTCCCCAGTCCGCGCCACATGAGTGCCCCCGCACAGTTCCAGACTGATCTGCGCAGGCTCACGGCCGACACGCACCATCCTCACTTCACGGCCGTACTTCTCATCGAAGAGCGCGATCGCTCCCTGTCGCTTCGCGGTCTCGAGGTCGGTGTAAGATACATCCACCGGGACATTTGCGAGAACCCACTCGTTGACGATCCGTTCGATCTCAGCTCTCTGCTCGGGGCGGACGGGCTCGAAGTGCGAGAAGTCGAACCGGAGTCGCTCCGGGTCCACCGACGACCCCGCTTGCTGCACGTGGGACCCGAGAACCTTGCGAAGCGCCGCATGGAGCAGGTGAGTCGCTGTGTGGTTCCTCATCGTGGCGGCACGACGCCTGGGGTCAACCAGGGCGAGCACGACGTCCCCCACCCTGAACTCGCCCTCCGCCACCTCCACCCGGTGCACAACCGCGTCCCCGATCGGCTTGGACACTCCCCTGACGGACGCCCGGCTCACGACCTGCCCGTCTTTGCTCTCCTTGCTGATTTCGCCTTCGTCAGCGATCTGCCCGCCACTTTCGGCGTAGAAAGGCGTCCGGTCGAGTACAATCTCCCCGCTCTCCCCAGGTTTCAGGACGTCAACTGCATCACCGTCCGGACCTATTATCCCAGTGATCTGGCAGATGTCGGAACACTTCTCATACCCGGTGAACTCCGTCGTGAGGTGGCCGATGGCAGCCTTGTACCGGGCTGACTTCTCATCCAGGTAACTACTCTCCCCTCTCGCCGCCCTCGCCCGCTCACGCTGGTCCGCCATGGCCTGGTCGAACCCTGTCCGGTCCACAGTGAAACCGCGCTCCTCCGCCATGTCCTGGGTGAGTTCGTACGGAAATCCGTAAGTGTCATACAGTCTGAAGGCATCGGCCCCGGGGACGCACGTCCCTCCTGCCGCGCGGACCCGGGATATCACCGATTCGAGCACTGCCGAGCCTTGCTCGAGCGCGCTGCCGAACCTCTCCTCCTCAAGTTCTATGGTTCGCAGGATCCGGTCGTGCTCTCGCTCAAGTTCAGGGTAGGGCCCTTTCATCACATCGATGACCGTCTGGGCCACCTTGGGCAGAAACACGTCCCGGATCCCTATGAGTCGGCCGAACCGCGCCGCCCGCCTGATCAGCCTTCGCAGAACGTATCCACGGCCTTCATTCGTAGGCAGGATGCCGTCTGACACCATGAATGTGGAACCCCTTGCGTGGTCAGTGATAACCCGGACCGCCACGTCCACACTCTTGTCGGCCCCGTACTTGACCCCTGCTAGATCCGCGACTGAATCCCTTATGATGCTGGTCTCGTCCGTGTCGAATATGGACTCGACTCCCCGCAGAAGCGCCGCAGTGCGCTCGAGGCCCATTCCGGTGTCGATGCCACGCGTGGCGAGAGGGTGATAGTTGCCGTGCTCGTCCCGGTGAAACTGTATGAAGACGAGGTTCCATATCTCCATGAACCGGTCGCACCCGCACTCCAGATCACACCCGGGACGGCCGCACCCGGCGGACGGTCCCCGGTCCACGTGGATCTCGGAACAAGGTCCGCACGGACCCACACCTATCTCCCAGAAATTGTCGGGCTTGCCCTTGCGGACTATTCGATCCGCCGGCACGCCGATGTCTTGGTTCCATATGCGGAACGCCTCGTCGTCATCCAGGTATATGGTCACCCACAGGTCTTTTGCGTCGAAACCCAGGTTCACCGTGACGAACTCCCAGGCCCAAGCTATGGCCTCCGCCTTGAAGTAGTCACCGAACGAGAAATTCCCGAGCATCTCGAAGAACGTGGCGTGCCTGGTAGTCTTGCCAACGTTCTCGATGTCCGGGGTCCGCACGCA
Encoded proteins:
- the alaS gene encoding alanine--tRNA ligase encodes the protein MKTNDLRQAYLRFFESKGHKILPSASLIPGGDPTLLLTAAGMVPFKPFFLGTAKPDYTRVTTCQKCVRTPDIENVGKTTRHATFFEMLGNFSFGDYFKAEAIAWAWEFVTVNLGFDAKDLWVTIYLDDDEAFRIWNQDIGVPADRIVRKGKPDNFWEIGVGPCGPCSEIHVDRGPSAGCGRPGCDLECGCDRFMEIWNLVFIQFHRDEHGNYHPLATRGIDTGMGLERTAALLRGVESIFDTDETSIIRDSVADLAGVKYGADKSVDVAVRVITDHARGSTFMVSDGILPTNEGRGYVLRRLIRRAARFGRLIGIRDVFLPKVAQTVIDVMKGPYPELEREHDRILRTIELEEERFGSALEQGSAVLESVISRVRAAGGTCVPGADAFRLYDTYGFPYELTQDMAEERGFTVDRTGFDQAMADQRERARAARGESSYLDEKSARYKAAIGHLTTEFTGYEKCSDICQITGIIGPDGDAVDVLKPGESGEIVLDRTPFYAESGGQIADEGEISKESKDGQVVSRASVRGVSKPIGDAVVHRVEVAEGEFRVGDVVLALVDPRRRAATMRNHTATHLLHAALRKVLGSHVQQAGSSVDPERLRFDFSHFEPVRPEQRAEIERIVNEWVLANVPVDVSYTDLETAKRQGAIALFDEKYGREVRMVRVGREPAQISLELCGGTHVARTGDIGLVKIVSEGGIASGVRRIEAVTGMGALEYLSRLEAVSAELSAVLKAPQDGLADRVGKLVRDLHDAEREIARLRQKLAGDVVDTMVEKALACGDVRVVAARVEDAQPDALRDLADRVRERLGSGIVLLGGPAGDKVSFVAAVTPDLVKKGYNAGSIVRDVAREAGGGGGGRADLAMAGGRDLARLDQALARGVETVRAHQTSLGG
- a CDS encoding IreB family regulatory phosphoprotein, which encodes MGSPWDETIKFKPVGEDEEVSLVRRVLSEVRAALAEKGYNPTNQLVGYLLSGDPTYITSHKNARNLIRKVERDEVIEELVRFYLGES